In Tenebrio molitor chromosome 6, icTenMoli1.1, whole genome shotgun sequence, one genomic interval encodes:
- the kek5 gene encoding leucine-rich repeat-containing protein 24, with protein MKMAYRIIFLMAIWSAATANNDDWTGKCNKCRCVWSDGKRKADCTNINLNELPTDLSSEIREIDFSHNPLYQLGRNVLINAELRDIHKLYFQNCSITKIDATAFKGLALLIELDLSRNSIQDLTPATFRENLKLRVLLLNHNNLKRLDAGLFYNLTHLQKITLNDNEIEYINDTAFSLLPALLHLDFARNQLKVMSADFLTNLPRISSLNLEGNHWICDCHLEKFRNNCIVLNLITTRTECAEPPLLKGRQWRDDVIFACIPQILEPMPSTHIEATSSNVTLTCRVRGDPQPDVDWVSNGRIIDRDPRQNTQRFITSKSKVGDYTWNNLTITNVNYRDKGEYKCVAKNPGGVDETNVSLIVSSAGGAGGGGALALGATLPLIIALSVGAIVILVVILILICCCCKRNNHGMNSKRRDLMQTSSDECINLHHGQPEMEKALITDVNPVMKPPRVCSVPPSVNSGGTEVSDIRKNLLDSDSVFAGDDESRSFDFDTQSYRRNLLDTDYRGNHPYPPDLLPFPPRMCQVSPAGSSASTVADTSRLPAHHGPQSPNHSPLYESVSLYRTLPYSRSQSPFVGPPARVPRQGYVTIPRRPRQRWSGTETPAASSDVEEPLYDNLGVRTTVDGSSALSLNKIGEATTPKSIRLFPMSPTSCDPIAEHESVPTATTLPRDGAKLSPSRTQWAKANAEALRSPENRRNSMPDGKVKIAPVPPPKPKKRTSTGPLFEDEGEDGTEV; from the exons ATGAAAATGGCATACCGGATCATATTCCTGATGGCGATTTGGAGTGCGGCCACCGCCAACAACGACGACTGGACGGGAAAATGCAACAAGTGCAGGTGTGTGTGGTCGGACGGGAAAAGGAAAGCGGACTGCACAAACATTAACTTGAACGAATTGCCGACCGATCTGAGTTCGGAAATCCGCGAGATAGACTTCTCCCATAATCCGTTGTACCAATTGGGGAGGAACGTGTTGATAAACGCCGAACTGAGGGACATCCACAAGCTCTACTTCCAGAACTGCAGCATTACCAAGATCGACGCCACCGCCTTCAAGGGCCTAGCTTTGCTCATAGAATTGGATCTGTCGAGGAATTCGATACAAGACTTGACCCCCGCCACGTTCCGGGAAAATCTCAAGTTGCGCGTGTTGCTCCTGAACCACAACAATCTGAAGAGATTGGATGCCGGGTTGTTTTACAATTTGACTCATCTACAAAAGATCACCTTGAACGACAACGAAATCGAATACATCAACGACACGGCCTTCAGTCTGTTGCCCGCCCTGCTCCACCTGGACTTCGCCCGCAACCAACTCAAGGTGATGTCTGCCGATTTCCTGACGAACCTCCCCAGAATCAGCAGTCTCAACCTGGAGGGGAATCACTGGATCTGCGACTGCCACCTGGAAAAATTCCGGAACAACTGCATCGTCTTGAACCTGATAACGACGAGGACCGAGTGCGCCGAGCCTCCCCTGTTGAAAGGCCGCCAGTGGAGGGACGACGTGATCTTCGCGTGCATCCCCCAGATCCTGGAGCCCATGCCCAGCACCCACATCGAGGCCACCAGCAGCAACGTGACGCTGACTTGTCGCGTCCGGGGCGACCCCCAACCCGACGTCGACTGGGTGTCGAACGGGAGGATCATCGACAGAGACCCCCGCCAGAACACCCAGCGGTTCATCACGTCCAAGAGCAAAGTGGGCGACTACACTTGGAACAACTTGACAATAACTAACGTTAATTACCGCGACAAAGGGGAGTACAAGTGTGTGGCCAAGAATCCCGGCGGTGTTGACGAGACGAACGTCAGTTTGATCGTGTCGAGTGCGGGGGGAGCCGGGGGCGGTGGTGCTTTGGCCCTCGGCGCTACTTTACCTCTGATAATAGCCCTGAGCGTGGGTGCCATAGTCATCCTCGTCGTCATCCTGATACTGATCTGTTGTTGCTGCAAGCGTAACAATCACGGCATGAATTCGAAACGAAGGGATCTGATGCAGACGTCGTCCGACGAATGCATAAACTTGCATCACGGCCAGCCCGAGATGGAGAAGGCGTTAATTACCGACGTTAATCCGGTGATGAAGCCGCCCAGAGTGTGTTCGGTGCCGCCCTCGGTTAACAGCGGAGGAACGGAGGTCAGCGATATCAGGAAGAACCTGCTAGACAGCGATTCCGTTTTCG CAGGGGACGACGAATCGCGCTCGTTCGACTTCGACACCCAGTCCTACAGGAGGAACCTGCTGGACACGGATTACCGCGGTAATCACCCCTACCCTCCAGATCTTCTTCCCTTCCCGCCACGTATGTGCCAGGTCTCCCCGGCAGGTAGTTCAGCTTCGACGGTAGCAGACACGTCCCGTTTACCAGCACACCACGGTCCACAATCGCCAAATCACAGTCCGCTCTACGAGTCCGTCAGCCTCTACAGAACTCTTCCTTACTCCAGATCGCAATCGCCGTTCGTGGGACCGCCTGCCCGGGTGCCCCGACAGGGATACGTGACGATACCTCGACGACCGCGCCAGAGGTGGAGCGGCACCGAGACCCCGGCAGCTTCTTCCGACGTCGAAGAACCCCTCTACGACAATCTGGGAGTACGGACCACGGTCGACGGCAGTTCGGCCCTCTCGCTCAACAAAATAGGGGAAGCGACCACACCCAAGTCGATCCGTTTGTTCCCCATGAGTCCGACGAGTTGCGACCCCATTGCCGAACACGAGTCGGTCCCGACGGCCACCACCTTGCCGAGGGACGGGGCGAAGCTGTCCCCGTCCCGCACCCAGTGGGCAAAGGCGAACGCGGAGGCGTTGCGCA